GGTTCTCGGACTCGAACTGGTCCATCAGCGCGCGGAACTGTCCGTCGGGCAGCTCCGGCTCCCACCACTGCGCGAACTCGATCGTGACATCTCCGCCGGCGTCGCCGCTGCCGGACGGCGACGCGCTGCTGGAGCAGCCCGCCATCGCAACCAGCGTCGCCGCCGCCGCGACCGCGCCGAGAACCGTGCGGGCCGTGCTGTGACCCCGCCCCACTCTGGACATCGTTTCTCCTCTTTGAGTTTGTGCGCCCTCCGCACCACTGCGGATAAATGCGTCTTTCAGCACCATTATGCCGTCTTTTGCCGCTCGGTCAAGAGGTCTGCTCCACAAATTGCCATCTTCTGCACTCTTATGCCGGTTATGGGCGCGAAAACAGCATCCACTGTGCTAGGGATGAAGACATGGACAAAGCAGCCCCCCGTGGCCGCCGGCTTCCCGCCGGCCGCAAAGCCGACCTGGCGGCCTACGTCGCCGAACAGGGGCAGGTCACGGTGGCCGAGCTGTCGGAGCACTTCGACGTGTCGATCGACACCGTGCGCCGCGACCTCGACCAGCTCCATCGCGAGGGCGCGCTCATCCGCACCCACGGCGGCGCCGTGAGCGCCACCGACGGGGCGCTGCGCGATCGGGGTCTCGACGTGCGCCTGCGCGTGCAGGTGGAGGAGAAGGAGAAGATCGCCCGGCTCGCCGCCGAGATGGTCGACGACGGCGCGGTCGTCATGCTCAACGCCGGCACGACGACGCTCGCCGTCGCCCGCGCGCTCCGAGGACACCGCGACCTGACGATCGCGACCAACAATCTGAGGATCCCGGCGGAGATCGCTCCGTCGGCGTTTCGCGACCTCTACGTCTTCGGCGGCGCCGTCCGGACGATCACACAGGCCACCACCGGCCCCGTCACCTTCGCGATGGCGGCCGGTGGCCGTGAACTCGACATCCGCTGCGACCTCGCGCTCGTCGCCGTCGGCGCCGTCGACGAGTCCGGCTACTCGACGAGCAACCTCGGCGACGCGACGATGATGGCGGAGATGATCGACCGCGCTGACCGCACGGCGGTGCTCGCCGACTCCTCCAAGCTCGGCCGCCGACTCTTCGCCCAGGTCGCTCCCCTCGAGGGCGTCGACTACCTCATCACCGATGCGGCGCCGCCGCCTCCCCTGACGAGCGCGCTCCTGCAGGCCGGCGTGAGCCTGATCACTCCCTGATCGCTGTCCCGCGGCCTACAATCGCATCGTGGGCACGATCTATTACGGGGGCTCGGCGACTCCGATCCATATCGAGGACAGAGTGCTCGCCCACCTGAAGGTGGTCGTCGCCACGAAGCTCCGTCGCGGCGAGAGCTTCACCGTGTCGTGGCAGCACCCCGACGGCGAGACCCGCGGCCGCAGCACCATCTGGCTGCATCCGTCGATTCCGCTGCGCTTCGTCTTCGACGATCCGGAGCCCACGGAGCTGAACCGCGCGTGGATCGAAGAGCTGGCGCAATCGGCCAGTTCGTCCGGCGGCATCCAGCTCACCGAGGAGCAGATCGAATCGGTCGACGGCGACGCGGACAACGCGCCGCAGACGGTCGCGGTCGCCGACGACTGATCGCGTCAGAAGCCGCGTGCCGGCGGGAAGTGGGCGATCGGGACCGGTCGGCTCGCGGTGGAACGTTCCTGCTCGCAGAGGATCCGTTCGCCCCTCTCGACACACTCCTCCAGCGAGGACAGACGCGCACGCCGCGCACCGCCTCGCATCCAGACCGTCTCGAACCCGCCGTCCGTGCGCTCGATGTAGGCCACGACGAATTCGGCGTCGCGTGCGCTCACGCGACGATCACACAACCGCCAGGCGTCCTCATCGATGGGGAGCAGTTCGAGGTGGCCGCCGACATGCGCTGTCTGCGTCATCGTCGTCACCGCCTTCTCCCCCACTCTCCGGGACGCTCGGCGGCGAGGCGAGGGGATTGACAGGTCCCCGCGCCCGTGCGACGCGCGAGGCCGTCAGCCGGTCAAGACCTCACCGGAGTAGGGGCCCTCGGGCTCGGGGACGATCTGCAACCCCGCCGTCGAGTTCGCGGCGTGCGTCAGCGCCTCCAGCCACGCCCGGTTCAGGGCGGGCTGACGGCTGCCGTGGTACGAGTAGACGATCGATGCGTGCGGGTGCAGCCAGATGGCCGTGCGCCCGTCACCGAGGCTCGTGTCGTTGCGCCACGTGAAGGTGAATGTCTCGCCGCGGCGGAGCTTCTGACTGATGACGACCTGCAGGTGCGCGAGCACGCGATCGTCGAACTCCGCTTTGACGCTGCCGTCGTAACTGAACCGTCCCACCGCTCCAGCCTACGTGGCCGCACGGACACGCCGGCGCCGATCAGCCGAGCAGCAGTGTGCGTCGCCGGATCTCGGCGCAGGCGAGATCGGCGCCCTGGATGTCGGATGCCAGCGCCGTGGTGGCGTCCAGCGTCGCCAATGGCATCCCGTTGCCGAGCAGCATTCGGCAGCGACTCGGCGCTCCGGCATCGATGCTCGGAAACTCCACGATGTCGGTCGTGGCGCACTCCATCAGTCGCTTCGCATACATCAGCACCGCGTCGGCGACATCGTCCGTCGTGAGGATGCGGTGTCCTTCGATGAGGATGTCTTTCATGGCTCGGCCTCGCCAGAGTCGTCAACGGAAGATCGGTACGCCTCAGTAAAACGCGGGGCGGGCGTCGACGGTCAGGGGGTTGACAGCCTCGGGCGGCGCTGTCAAGCCCCTGCGCGCGCGAGAAGACCACGCACACAATGAGGACATGGCACTCGCACTCATCCTCCTCGTCGTCGGCATCGTCCTGATCCTCCTCGGCGTCTTCGTCGAAGCGGCGAAGTTCCTGCTGTGGATCGGACTCGTCATTCTGCTCATCGCGATCATCGCGTGGCTCATGCGCGTCGTGAAGCGCAACGCCTGAGCCGGCTCGCACCGCTCAGACTCAGGCGCGGCGGTACTCGGCGGCCATCGGGCAGTCGAACGGGTCGCGCGCGCCCAGGCCCACGCGGTTGAGGTAGTCGATCACGATCGCGTATGAACGCCAGACGCTCGTCTCCGTGTACGGGATGTCGGCACTGCGGCAGTAGTCGCGGACGACCGATCGGGCGCGCGCGAGGTATGGGCGCGCCATGCTCGGGAACAGGTGGTGCTCGACCTGGTGGTTGAGACCGCCGAAGAGGGCCGTCGCCCACCATCCACCGCGGATGTTGCGCGACGTGCGCACCTGCTTGCTGAAGAAGTCGAGACGCGCCGCGGCGTCGACGACCGGCATGCCCTTGTGGTTCGGCGCGAACGAGGCTCCCATGTAGACGCCGAAGACGGCGAACTGAACCCCGAGGAACGCGAAGGCCATCCCGAGCGGCAGGAGCAGGAAGACCGGGACGATGACAGCCGCGAGTCGCGCCGTGATGAGAGCCAGCTCCAGGCCACGCTTGTTCACCGGCTGCCGCGACAGCAGGTGGCGGATGCCGTGCACGTGCAGGTTGAGGCCCTCCAGCGTCAGCAACGGGAAGAAGAACCATCCCTGATGGCGCGTGATGAGGCGGCGCAGTCCGCGCGCCTGGGCGGCATCCTCGACGAGGAACGAGATCGTGTCGACCTCGATGTCGGGGTCTTTGCCGACACGGTTGGGGTTCGCGTGGTGGCGGGAGTGCTTGGCGTCCCACCACGAATAGCTGATGCCGACGACGCCGGCGGCGAGGATGCGCGCCAGGCGATCGTTGGCCGGCCCCGAGCTGAGGATCTGCCGGTGCGCGGCCTCGTGCGCGAGGAAGGCCACCTGCGTGAACACGATGCCGAGGGCCGCCGCGATCAGCAGCTGAAACCAGCTGTCGCCGAGCAGGATGAACCCGGTGACGCAACCGGCCAAGGCCACGAGCAGCGCGGTGCCGACGAGCGCGTAGAACGCGGGGGCACGCCGCAGCAGCCCCAGCTCCTTCACGACCCGCGAGACCTGCGTGTAGGCCCGCGCGACGGGCGGGAAGCTCTCCGCCGTCGCGTACGTCTGACGGACGGGGCCGAGCCGTGAGACGGTCTCGATGACGGGCGCGGATACAGCCACGAGGGCTCCGTTCGATCGGCAACCGCCGCGGAGAAGCGAAGCCGCGGTGGTGGTCAGGGGCGAAGCCAAAGGCGGGTGCCGATCGCTGATGCC
The sequence above is a segment of the Microbacterium sp. PM5 genome. Coding sequences within it:
- a CDS encoding DeoR/GlpR family DNA-binding transcription regulator, producing the protein MDKAAPRGRRLPAGRKADLAAYVAEQGQVTVAELSEHFDVSIDTVRRDLDQLHREGALIRTHGGAVSATDGALRDRGLDVRLRVQVEEKEKIARLAAEMVDDGAVVMLNAGTTTLAVARALRGHRDLTIATNNLRIPAEIAPSAFRDLYVFGGAVRTITQATTGPVTFAMAAGGRELDIRCDLALVAVGAVDESGYSTSNLGDATMMAEMIDRADRTAVLADSSKLGRRLFAQVAPLEGVDYLITDAAPPPPLTSALLQAGVSLITP
- a CDS encoding DUF4175 domain-containing protein → MALALILLVVGIVLILLGVFVEAAKFLLWIGLVILLIAIIAWLMRVVKRNA
- a CDS encoding acyl-CoA desaturase, with translation MAVSAPVIETVSRLGPVRQTYATAESFPPVARAYTQVSRVVKELGLLRRAPAFYALVGTALLVALAGCVTGFILLGDSWFQLLIAAALGIVFTQVAFLAHEAAHRQILSSGPANDRLARILAAGVVGISYSWWDAKHSRHHANPNRVGKDPDIEVDTISFLVEDAAQARGLRRLITRHQGWFFFPLLTLEGLNLHVHGIRHLLSRQPVNKRGLELALITARLAAVIVPVFLLLPLGMAFAFLGVQFAVFGVYMGASFAPNHKGMPVVDAAARLDFFSKQVRTSRNIRGGWWATALFGGLNHQVEHHLFPSMARPYLARARSVVRDYCRSADIPYTETSVWRSYAIVIDYLNRVGLGARDPFDCPMAAEYRRA